Proteins from a genomic interval of Qipengyuania sp. JC766:
- the ftsY gene encoding signal recognition particle-docking protein FtsY yields the protein MSGESWSDRLFGGFRKTSERLSENLTGVVGKAKLDDSTLDDVEDALIVSDLGPAAAARIRARLAEKRFGLDITERELKEAVAEEIAEILRPVAKPLEITAFPRPQVVLVIGVNGSGKTTTIAKLAHLFQEDDYGVMLAAGDTFRAAAIAQLGTWAERIGAPIVRGPQGGDPASIVFDGVKAATEQGIDALVVDTAGRLQNKRELMDELAKIRKVLGRLNPEAPHDVVLVLDATNGQNALSQIEVFREVAGVTGLIMTKLDGTARGGVLVAAAEQYGLPIHAIGVGEKIDDLRPFDPDLVARVIAGVA from the coding sequence ATGAGCGGCGAAAGCTGGTCCGACCGACTCTTCGGCGGATTTAGAAAGACATCCGAACGGCTGAGCGAAAACCTGACCGGCGTCGTCGGCAAGGCAAAGCTCGACGATTCGACGCTGGACGATGTCGAGGATGCGCTGATCGTCTCCGACCTCGGCCCGGCCGCGGCGGCCCGCATTCGCGCGAGGCTGGCCGAAAAGCGCTTCGGCCTCGACATCACGGAGCGCGAGTTGAAGGAAGCCGTCGCCGAAGAAATCGCGGAAATCCTGCGCCCGGTGGCGAAGCCGCTGGAGATCACCGCCTTTCCGCGCCCGCAGGTTGTCCTGGTGATCGGGGTGAATGGTTCGGGCAAGACCACCACGATTGCCAAGCTGGCGCACCTGTTCCAGGAGGACGATTACGGCGTGATGCTCGCCGCAGGCGACACGTTCCGCGCCGCGGCCATCGCGCAGTTGGGCACATGGGCCGAGCGCATCGGTGCCCCGATCGTGCGCGGTCCGCAGGGCGGCGATCCGGCCAGCATCGTGTTCGACGGCGTCAAGGCCGCTACCGAACAGGGGATCGATGCGCTGGTGGTCGACACGGCCGGGCGGTTGCAGAACAAGCGTGAACTGATGGACGAACTGGCGAAAATCCGGAAGGTCCTTGGCCGGCTCAACCCCGAAGCGCCGCACGATGTCGTCCTCGTCCTCGACGCGACGAACGGGCAGAACGCGCTGTCGCAGATCGAGGTTTTCCGCGAAGTGGCGGGGGTCACAGGGCTCATCATGACCAAGCTCGACGGGACGGCGCGCGGCGGCGTGCTGGTCGCGGCGGCCGAGCAATACGGCTTGCCGATCCACGCGATCGGCGTCGGTGAGAAGATAGACGACCTGCGCCCCTTCGATCCCGATCTGGTGGCGCGCGTGATAGCAGGAGTTGCCTGA
- a CDS encoding cytochrome c-type biogenesis protein, translating into MPDAPYAYTQLADPAEEAEAQDLMETLRCLNCQSQSIADSDAPIAGDMRHEVRSRIAAGEDPEEIRALMVERYGDYISYAPQVGRTTWPLFAVPAALFGLALLILWRRFGRKGA; encoded by the coding sequence ATGCCTGACGCACCCTATGCCTATACCCAGCTCGCCGATCCGGCGGAGGAAGCCGAAGCGCAGGACCTGATGGAGACGCTGCGCTGCCTCAACTGCCAGAGCCAGTCGATCGCGGACAGTGATGCGCCCATTGCCGGCGACATGCGGCATGAAGTGCGCAGCCGGATCGCTGCGGGCGAGGACCCGGAAGAGATAAGGGCTCTGATGGTGGAGCGTTACGGAGACTACATCAGCTACGCCCCGCAGGTTGGCCGCACGACATGGCCCCTGTTTGCGGTGCCCGCAGCGCTGTTCGGTCTCGCTTTGCTCATCCTGTGGCGCCGCTTCGGGAGGAAGGGCGCATGA
- a CDS encoding potassium transporter Kup, with translation MSENPPSISPDRSVPSSKHGSSTTKLAVGAVGIVFGDIGTSPLYAFRETFVGPNPLPIDYNHVLGVVSLIFWSMVLVVAIQYVTILMRADNKGQGGSLALVALISSHIGKSRYGWLAIVLGVFATSLFYGDSMITPAISVLSAVEGLTVVQSDLEPLVIPIALVLLVLLFLIQKRGTAKVGALFAPVMIVYFSVIAVLGSIQIVQHPEIFWALNPWYAIQFFILDGWLAFLALGSVVLAVTGSEALYSDMGHFGRGPMKLSWFGFVMPCLLLNYFGQGAMIVSLSASEAAEAIQAPFFTLAPEMLRLPLVFLATFATFIASQAVISGAFSITHQAMQLGYIPRMSIRHTSETESGQIYIPVVNWALMIAVILLVLTFQNSSSLASAYGIAVTGAVTIDTLLMAVLLVGVWKWKWWYAAPVVVLFLIVDGAYFAANLLKVPDGGWFPLLVGAVIFTLLTTWARGRRLMKERMTEVALPIEVFAKSAKNSALRVPGTAVFMASQQAGVPSALLHNIKHNKVLHERVIILTVEIADEPYIDPERRCELYDLGDGFYRAVLHYGFMEETNVPEGLKGMERCGGAFDMMQTSFFLSRQTLLPSEKPGMPIWREKIFAWMLRNAATAMEFFRLPTNRVVELGSQVRI, from the coding sequence ATGAGCGAAAACCCACCCAGCATTTCTCCCGACCGTTCGGTCCCCTCGTCGAAGCATGGTTCGTCCACGACGAAGCTTGCCGTCGGGGCGGTCGGGATCGTGTTCGGCGATATCGGCACGAGCCCGCTTTACGCCTTTCGCGAAACCTTCGTTGGTCCGAACCCGCTCCCCATCGACTACAATCACGTGCTTGGCGTGGTCAGCCTGATCTTCTGGTCGATGGTCCTGGTGGTCGCGATCCAGTATGTCACGATCCTGATGCGCGCAGATAACAAGGGGCAGGGCGGCAGCCTCGCTCTCGTCGCGCTCATTTCGAGCCACATCGGCAAGTCTCGCTACGGCTGGCTCGCCATCGTGCTGGGGGTGTTCGCGACATCCCTCTTCTACGGCGACAGCATGATCACGCCGGCGATCTCGGTGCTTTCAGCGGTGGAAGGCTTGACGGTGGTCCAGTCGGATCTCGAGCCGCTCGTCATACCCATCGCCCTCGTCCTGCTGGTCCTGCTTTTCCTGATCCAGAAGAGAGGCACCGCCAAGGTCGGCGCGCTGTTTGCGCCCGTCATGATCGTCTATTTCTCGGTTATCGCGGTGCTGGGCTCGATCCAGATCGTCCAGCATCCCGAGATCTTCTGGGCCCTCAATCCCTGGTACGCGATCCAGTTCTTCATCCTGGACGGCTGGCTGGCTTTCCTCGCGCTGGGCTCGGTCGTGCTCGCCGTCACCGGTTCGGAGGCGCTCTATTCCGACATGGGCCATTTCGGACGCGGACCCATGAAATTGAGCTGGTTCGGTTTCGTCATGCCGTGCCTGCTGCTCAACTATTTCGGCCAAGGTGCAATGATCGTCAGCCTGAGTGCCAGCGAGGCGGCGGAAGCGATCCAGGCACCGTTCTTCACGCTGGCCCCTGAAATGCTGCGCCTGCCGCTGGTCTTCCTGGCGACCTTCGCGACCTTCATCGCCAGCCAGGCGGTCATTTCCGGCGCATTCTCGATCACGCACCAGGCCATGCAGCTGGGCTACATCCCGCGCATGTCGATCCGGCATACGAGCGAGACCGAATCCGGCCAGATCTACATCCCGGTGGTCAACTGGGCGCTTATGATCGCGGTAATCCTGCTGGTGCTCACTTTCCAGAATTCCTCGAGCCTTGCCTCGGCCTACGGCATCGCGGTCACCGGAGCGGTGACCATCGATACGCTGCTGATGGCGGTCCTTCTGGTCGGCGTATGGAAGTGGAAGTGGTGGTATGCCGCACCGGTCGTCGTCCTGTTCCTGATCGTCGACGGCGCCTACTTCGCGGCAAACCTGCTGAAAGTGCCGGACGGTGGCTGGTTCCCGCTGCTCGTCGGCGCGGTCATCTTCACGCTGCTGACCACCTGGGCGCGCGGGCGAAGGTTGATGAAGGAGCGGATGACCGAAGTCGCATTGCCGATCGAGGTCTTCGCCAAGAGCGCCAAGAACAGCGCGCTGCGCGTACCGGGGACGGCGGTGTTCATGGCCAGCCAGCAGGCCGGTGTACCGTCGGCACTGCTCCACAACATCAAACACAACAAGGTGCTGCACGAGCGGGTCATCATCCTGACGGTGGAGATCGCGGACGAGCCGTACATCGATCCGGAGCGCCGCTGCGAGCTCTACGATCTGGGCGACGGGTTCTACCGTGCGGTGCTGCATTACGGCTTCATGGAAGAAACCAACGTGCCCGAAGGTCTGAAGGGCATGGAGCGTTGCGGCGGTGCCTTCGACATGATGCAGACCAGCTTCTTCCTCAGCCGGCAGACGCTGCTGCCCAGCGAGAAGCCGGGCATGCCGATCTGGCGTGAAAAGATCTTCGCATGGATGCTGCGCAATGCCGCGACCGCGATGGAGTTCTTCCGGCTGCCGACCAACCGGGTGGTCGAACTGGGAAGCCAGGTCAGGATCTGA
- a CDS encoding inner membrane-spanning protein YciB: MADTAEKPKSGWLNVLVDYGPLVVFLAVYWWFAPDRGSPNQISETVRAVVTSTGAFIVAALIALGLSKWLTGTVSRMLMLSTVLIVGFGGLTILLRDPFYVQIKPTVLYAFFGIVLLAGWLRGQALLQWLLEAAFEGLEPAGWLKLSRNWGFFFLVLAVVNETLRHYLDFGDWLTAKFWVFLPLTFLFTFSQVPMLLKHGLDPEKKDAAIEDQPPTGE, translated from the coding sequence ATGGCCGACACGGCTGAAAAACCCAAAAGCGGATGGCTCAACGTCCTGGTCGATTACGGACCGCTGGTCGTTTTCCTCGCAGTCTACTGGTGGTTCGCGCCGGACAGGGGCAGCCCCAACCAGATTTCCGAGACAGTGCGCGCCGTCGTGACCAGCACCGGTGCCTTCATCGTGGCCGCGCTGATTGCGCTCGGCCTGTCGAAATGGCTGACCGGCACGGTGTCTCGGATGCTGATGTTGTCCACCGTATTGATCGTCGGCTTCGGTGGGCTAACTATCCTGCTGCGCGATCCATTCTACGTTCAGATCAAGCCCACCGTCCTCTACGCCTTCTTCGGCATCGTCCTGTTGGCCGGCTGGTTGCGCGGCCAGGCCCTGTTGCAATGGTTGCTCGAGGCGGCATTCGAAGGGCTTGAGCCTGCAGGCTGGCTCAAGCTGTCGCGCAACTGGGGCTTCTTCTTCCTCGTCCTTGCGGTCGTGAACGAAACGCTGCGGCACTATCTCGATTTCGGCGACTGGCTGACGGCCAAGTTCTGGGTTTTCCTGCCCCTCACCTTCCTTTTCACCTTCAGCCAGGTGCCCATGCTTCTGAAGCACGGGCTGGACCCGGAGAAGAAGGATGCCGCGATCGAGGACCAGCCCCCGACCGGGGAATAG
- a CDS encoding tetratricopeptide repeat protein, producing MIWVAILALAAVAFATAAFGLRMERPVWTLFAAALVFGLAGYASFGSPDLSGSPTEATQTQAEGEGQLIDSRRSLFGETTQPSRFVTVSDAFARRGQFRDAAQFLQNAVRENPNDEEAWVALGSALVGHAEGHLTPAAVEAFDRARDVAPDSPIPDYYEGVAALQTGDAGRAQVLWTRALANTDEDAEWRPQLEDQVARLEALLRLGAPERTR from the coding sequence ATGATCTGGGTTGCGATCCTCGCCCTTGCGGCGGTGGCCTTTGCTACGGCCGCGTTCGGCCTGCGGATGGAACGTCCGGTCTGGACACTGTTCGCGGCCGCGCTCGTTTTCGGGCTCGCGGGCTACGCATCATTCGGATCGCCCGATCTTTCCGGCTCGCCGACCGAGGCGACCCAGACGCAGGCCGAAGGGGAGGGACAGCTCATCGATTCGCGCCGCAGCCTGTTCGGCGAGACAACGCAGCCCAGCCGGTTCGTGACCGTCAGCGATGCCTTTGCGCGCAGGGGCCAGTTCCGCGACGCGGCGCAGTTCCTGCAGAATGCCGTGCGCGAGAACCCGAACGACGAGGAGGCTTGGGTCGCGCTGGGTAGCGCCCTGGTCGGTCACGCCGAAGGGCACCTGACGCCTGCGGCCGTCGAGGCCTTCGACAGGGCGCGGGACGTCGCGCCCGACAGCCCGATCCCGGATTATTACGAGGGCGTGGCCGCATTGCAGACCGGCGATGCCGGACGCGCACAGGTTCTCTGGACGCGCGCGCTCGCGAATACGGACGAGGACGCCGAATGGCGGCCCCAGCTGGAAGACCAGGTCGCCCGGCTGGAAGCCCTGCTTCGGCTGGGCGCACCCGAGAGGACGCGATAG
- a CDS encoding DsbE family thiol:disulfide interchange protein — protein MSRLKLWLPLAAFAFFVGLAAYMLFTPRDTAVASALVGKQVPDFELPAASSARPGVSIADLTNGQPKLLNIWASWCVPCIAEAPQLETLESAGIPIVGVAIRDSGEDVDRFLDTHGNPYTRIGADDISQVQLSIGSSGVPETFVVDGSGTITYQHIGDIRPEHVPLLIEEWRKAGGR, from the coding sequence ATGAGCAGGCTCAAGCTGTGGCTCCCGCTTGCCGCGTTCGCTTTCTTCGTCGGACTGGCGGCGTACATGCTGTTCACCCCGCGCGATACGGCAGTGGCGAGTGCTTTGGTCGGGAAGCAGGTGCCAGATTTCGAGTTGCCGGCCGCCAGCTCCGCGCGGCCGGGCGTATCGATCGCGGACCTCACCAACGGTCAGCCCAAGCTGCTCAACATCTGGGCGAGCTGGTGCGTCCCCTGCATCGCAGAAGCGCCCCAGCTCGAAACACTCGAGAGCGCGGGGATTCCGATCGTCGGCGTGGCGATCCGCGACAGCGGCGAAGATGTCGACCGGTTCCTCGACACGCACGGCAATCCCTACACCCGGATCGGAGCGGACGACATTTCGCAGGTCCAGCTCTCGATCGGATCGTCCGGCGTGCCTGAGACTTTCGTGGTCGATGGCAGCGGCACGATCACGTACCAGCATATCGGCGATATCCGGCCCGAACACGTGCCCTTGCTGATCGAGGAATGGCGCAAGGCGGGCGGTCGATGA